Proteins co-encoded in one Armatimonadota bacterium genomic window:
- a CDS encoding putative gluconeogenesis factor, which produces MRLERSWLQLLEMPSARWLMPGMLIKRWLVLAMLGTVVMFGGLLILIDVRFPELLTWLHRNVQEASRQFGPEAQGKLTWTLLGTGITLLGMAISLIAVRGLVRTVACAIDPSAGRRLAHVIYNRRNLQLGPQLVAVGGGTGLSTLLRGLKQYSSNVTAIVTVTDDGGSSGRLTEQFGVLPPGDIRNCLVALADAEPIMTELFQYRFRGSEGLGGHSFGNLLIVAMTNITGDFERAIRETSKVLAIRGRVLPSTLDHVRLRAKMEDGSFIEGETAIASSPLKIRQMMLTPPGARPLDEALQAIREADVIVLGPGSVFTSVIPNLLVEGIADAIRHSHALRVYVCNVMTQPGETDGFTASDHVRAIEAHCPPRLFDYVLVNTTRPSPELLERYRQSGAEFVEPDIDRIRAMGYRTVAGDFISQTDVVRHDPYKLADAIMHLLSRKK; this is translated from the coding sequence ATGCGTCTGGAGCGAAGCTGGCTTCAACTGCTGGAGATGCCCAGCGCGCGCTGGCTGATGCCGGGCATGTTGATTAAGCGCTGGCTGGTGCTGGCGATGCTGGGCACGGTGGTCATGTTTGGGGGGCTGCTGATCCTTATCGATGTGCGCTTTCCCGAACTGCTGACCTGGCTGCATCGCAACGTGCAGGAAGCCTCGCGCCAGTTCGGACCGGAAGCACAGGGAAAGCTGACATGGACGCTGTTAGGAACGGGCATCACGCTGCTGGGGATGGCGATCAGCCTGATTGCGGTCAGGGGACTGGTGCGCACTGTTGCCTGTGCGATAGACCCCTCGGCGGGACGACGCCTGGCACACGTGATTTACAACCGCCGCAACCTGCAACTCGGTCCGCAACTGGTGGCTGTTGGCGGAGGAACGGGGTTGTCCACATTGCTGAGAGGTCTGAAACAGTACTCCAGCAATGTCACGGCTATCGTGACCGTCACGGATGACGGGGGCAGTTCGGGCAGGCTGACGGAGCAGTTTGGCGTGTTGCCGCCGGGCGACATTCGTAACTGCCTGGTTGCCCTTGCCGACGCCGAGCCTATCATGACCGAGCTGTTTCAGTATCGCTTTCGCGGCAGCGAGGGGCTGGGAGGACACAGCTTTGGTAACCTGCTGATCGTCGCCATGACCAATATCACCGGCGATTTCGAGCGCGCCATCCGCGAAACCAGCAAGGTTCTGGCGATACGCGGGCGTGTGTTGCCCTCCACGTTAGACCATGTGCGTTTACGGGCGAAGATGGAGGATGGTTCCTTCATCGAGGGTGAGACGGCGATTGCCAGTTCACCTCTCAAAATCCGCCAGATGATGCTGACCCCTCCCGGTGCCCGCCCGCTGGACGAAGCGCTGCAGGCTATCCGCGAGGCAGACGTGATCGTGCTCGGACCGGGCAGTGTGTTTACCAGCGTGATACCGAACCTGCTCGTCGAAGGGATTGCCGACGCTATTCGCCACAGCCATGCTCTGCGTGTATACGTATGCAATGTGATGACCCAACCCGGAGAGACGGACGGGTTCACCGCCAGCGACCACGTACGTGCCATCGAGGCGCACTGCCCTCCCCGCCTGTTTGACTATGTGCTGGTGAACACCACGCGCCCATCGCCGGAGCTGCTCGAACGGTATCGCCAGTCGGGAGCGGAGTTCGTGGAACCCGATATCGACCGCATTCGCGCCATGGGCTATCGTACCGTTGCAGGCGACTTCATCAGCCAGACCGATGTGGTGCGTCACGACCCTTACAAGCTAGCGGACGCTATCATGCACCTGCTCAGTCGCAAGAAGTGA
- a CDS encoding nucleotide-binding protein: protein MKSERWVLITGMSGSGKTLVSHVFEDLGYFCVDNLPPRLLPMLVELSREHPQQMQHVALVIDTRCGEMFAETLPNVRCVAEQGVPIQILFLDCSDEILVQRFKETRRKHPLFHEHPTILQSIRAERSLLEEVRASADRVIDTSALAPHELRAIIEAEYGIMERKAGIAVNVVSFGFKYGIPPEADLVFDVRFLANPHYIPHLRPLDGRDAPIRNYVLADPLAGQFIHQLQGLIEFTLPQYIREGKAYLTIAIGCTGGRHRSVVIAEQVLQFLKEKGYRVNIQHRDVRQQPQPMPETE, encoded by the coding sequence ATGAAAAGCGAACGCTGGGTATTAATTACCGGTATGTCGGGGTCGGGGAAGACGCTGGTTTCCCACGTCTTCGAGGACCTGGGCTATTTTTGCGTGGATAACCTTCCACCTCGCCTGCTACCCATGCTAGTGGAGTTGAGCCGGGAGCATCCCCAACAGATGCAGCACGTCGCGCTGGTCATCGATACCCGCTGTGGCGAGATGTTTGCAGAAACCTTGCCCAACGTGCGCTGCGTGGCGGAGCAAGGAGTGCCCATCCAGATACTTTTTCTGGACTGCAGCGACGAGATCCTGGTGCAGCGCTTCAAGGAGACCCGTCGCAAGCATCCCCTGTTCCACGAGCACCCTACCATCCTGCAGAGCATTCGGGCGGAGCGCAGTCTGCTAGAGGAGGTCAGGGCGAGCGCGGACAGGGTGATAGATACCTCTGCGCTGGCGCCGCACGAGCTGCGCGCTATTATCGAAGCCGAATACGGCATCATGGAGCGCAAGGCGGGTATCGCGGTGAACGTGGTGTCCTTCGGCTTCAAGTATGGCATCCCGCCGGAGGCAGACCTGGTGTTTGACGTGCGCTTTCTGGCGAACCCGCACTACATCCCACACCTGCGCCCGCTGGATGGACGCGATGCACCCATCCGCAACTACGTGCTCGCTGACCCGCTGGCAGGACAGTTCATCCATCAACTGCAAGGGCTTATTGAGTTCACGTTACCCCAGTATATCCGCGAGGGTAAGGCATACCTGACTATCGCTATCGGCTGTACGGGAGGACGGCACCGGTCGGTGGTGATTGCCGAGCAGGTGTTGCAGTTTCTGAAGGAGAAGGGTTATCGGGTCAACATTCAGCATCGGGATGTGCGACAGCAGCCGCAGCCGATGCCCGAAACGGAGTGA
- a CDS encoding membrane protein translates to MVGLILRWVANAVALLLTVWLGKILGLGLYVSGFWGAMIAALVIGLINAFIRPIVVMLTLPLNCLTFGLFSLVINAFLFWLAGELLTEFDVKGPVAALFGSIVMSFFSSVLSHTVAPEKHK, encoded by the coding sequence GTGGTTGGGTTGATATTGCGCTGGGTTGCCAACGCTGTGGCGTTGTTGCTGACCGTATGGCTGGGCAAGATACTGGGGTTGGGTCTCTACGTGAGCGGCTTCTGGGGTGCGATGATCGCCGCGCTGGTCATCGGGTTGATTAATGCCTTTATCCGGCCCATCGTGGTCATGCTCACCCTGCCGCTCAACTGTCTGACCTTCGGGCTGTTTAGCCTGGTGATAAACGCCTTCCTGTTCTGGCTGGCGGGGGAGTTGCTGACAGAGTTTGATGTGAAAGGTCCTGTGGCTGCGCTCTTCGGCTCTATCGTGATGAGCTTCTTCAGCAGCGTCCTCAGCCACACCGTCGCCCCGGAAAAGCACAAGTAG
- the uvrC gene encoding UvrABC system protein C, with translation MNDTLSEKLQTLPALPGVYLFKDAQGNVLYVGKAISLRSRVRSYFHKSAELSIKTRRLVEKIADLEWIVTDTELEALVLECNLIKRYRPPYNIRLRDDKQYPFLCLTTSEPFPRLMLARRAKNDGNRYFGPYSGSRPVYQTIHLLNRLFPLVTCGEAFTGDPVRKPCLYYHMGKCPAPCAGLADRERYRETVREVEMFLSGKHEKLLKGLYKQMEEAAERLEFERAAALRDQIRAVEQVILQQKVVSTDMVDRDVLAYAADEQRALVQLFFIRGGKLIGQQHFFLDGASGEDQRAALQEFLKQYYDQAQDVPGEILLPAPIEEAHIIEQWLRQKKGKRVELHTPQRGSKKRLLEMALTNAELALEQARQQWLQKKAQQEAVLLALQEALGLQTLPRRIEAYDISNIQGYAPVGVMVVLKEGKPSKSDYRRFSIKYLPETPNDFAMMKEVVTRRLQEAQKGNPKFTELPHLMLIDGGKGQLNAALEAMREVGVQVPAIGLAKRFEEVYLPGRSEPLILPKDSPALHLLQAVRDEAHRFAVEYHRKVRLQRSTSSVLDEIPGVGPKRKQVLLKHFGSVKRLKAASVEEIAAVPSIPRSLAQTIYTELHKEE, from the coding sequence GTGAACGACACGCTGAGCGAGAAACTCCAGACACTTCCTGCCCTACCGGGCGTGTACCTTTTCAAGGATGCGCAGGGGAACGTGCTTTATGTGGGCAAGGCGATTTCCCTGCGCTCGCGGGTGCGTTCGTACTTCCATAAGAGCGCGGAACTCTCCATCAAGACCCGCCGCCTGGTAGAGAAGATTGCAGACCTGGAATGGATAGTCACCGACACCGAGCTGGAAGCGCTGGTGCTGGAGTGCAACCTGATTAAGCGTTACCGCCCGCCGTACAATATCCGCCTGCGTGATGATAAGCAGTACCCTTTTCTCTGCCTGACCACCTCCGAGCCGTTTCCCCGCCTGATGCTGGCGCGTCGCGCCAAAAACGATGGCAACCGCTACTTCGGTCCTTATTCCGGCAGCCGACCGGTGTATCAGACCATTCATCTGCTGAACCGTCTCTTCCCGCTGGTGACATGTGGTGAGGCGTTCACCGGTGATCCAGTGCGCAAGCCTTGCCTGTATTATCACATGGGCAAATGCCCTGCCCCCTGTGCCGGTCTCGCCGATAGGGAGCGTTACCGCGAAACGGTGCGCGAGGTGGAGATGTTCCTGAGCGGCAAGCACGAGAAGCTGCTCAAGGGGCTTTACAAACAGATGGAGGAGGCGGCGGAGAGGCTGGAGTTCGAGCGTGCTGCCGCCTTGCGAGACCAGATACGTGCCGTGGAGCAGGTTATCCTGCAGCAGAAGGTAGTCTCCACCGATATGGTAGACCGTGACGTGCTGGCATACGCAGCGGACGAACAGCGTGCCCTGGTGCAGCTCTTCTTTATTCGCGGAGGCAAACTGATAGGACAGCAGCACTTCTTCCTGGATGGCGCGAGTGGCGAGGACCAGCGTGCGGCTTTGCAGGAGTTCCTCAAGCAGTACTATGACCAGGCGCAGGACGTGCCCGGTGAAATCCTGCTGCCTGCACCCATTGAGGAAGCGCATATCATTGAGCAGTGGCTGAGGCAAAAGAAAGGAAAACGGGTGGAACTGCATACTCCCCAGCGGGGAAGCAAAAAGAGGCTGCTGGAGATGGCGTTGACCAATGCCGAGCTCGCCCTGGAGCAGGCGCGCCAGCAGTGGTTGCAAAAGAAGGCACAACAGGAAGCGGTACTGCTCGCTCTGCAAGAGGCTCTGGGTTTGCAGACGCTGCCCCGCCGTATCGAGGCATACGATATCTCCAACATTCAGGGTTACGCGCCGGTGGGGGTGATGGTGGTGCTGAAAGAGGGGAAACCCTCCAAAAGCGACTACCGTCGCTTTAGCATCAAGTACCTTCCCGAAACGCCGAACGACTTCGCCATGATGAAGGAGGTAGTGACCCGGCGTCTGCAGGAGGCACAGAAGGGGAACCCCAAGTTCACTGAGCTGCCCCATCTGATGCTGATCGACGGCGGCAAGGGACAGCTGAACGCTGCGCTGGAGGCGATGCGTGAGGTGGGTGTGCAGGTTCCCGCTATTGGTCTGGCGAAACGATTTGAAGAGGTCTATCTGCCCGGTCGCTCGGAGCCGTTGATTTTGCCCAAAGATTCGCCTGCGCTGCACCTGTTGCAGGCGGTGCGTGACGAGGCTCACCGCTTTGCCGTGGAGTATCACCGGAAGGTTCGCCTCCAGCGCAGTACCTCATCGGTGCTGGACGAGATCCCGGGCGTGGGTCCCAAACGCAAGCAAGTGCTGCTGAAGCACTTCGGCTCGGTGAAACGTTTGAAAGCGGCGAGTGTCGAAGAGATTGCAGCTGTGCCCTCTATCCCACGCTCTCTGGCACAGACGATTTATACCGAGCTGCACAAGGAGGAGTAA
- the rbsC gene encoding sugar ABC transporter permease, translating into MRKPVLLLWRKTAASYRQVLAPLSFLVLLGLFLSTQTPAFLTWGNLRTVAIQTVAVAILAIGETVVIISGGIDLSVGAVLALSGVTAVYAMRDMGAPAWAGVLIGLATGAVCGLFNGLVTTRLRMPAFVVTLGMLGMASGAALLISGGVSLTGIAPGFERLGKEWSLWVLLVVALGFHLLLSFTKLGRYCYAIGGNAEAARLSGVSLVRYQSAYFVLCGLCAGLAGVLQASRATVAQPTAGKGWELDAIAAAVIGGTSLMGGQGSIVGTLLGAFLMAIIRNGCNLLNVEVEWQQVLIGAMVIVAVFYDRWQRGRR; encoded by the coding sequence ATGAGAAAACCTGTCCTTCTCCTGTGGCGCAAGACTGCTGCCTCCTACCGTCAGGTGCTGGCTCCATTGTCATTTCTGGTGTTGCTGGGGTTATTCCTCAGCACGCAGACGCCTGCCTTCCTCACCTGGGGGAACCTGCGCACGGTGGCGATACAGACCGTCGCGGTGGCGATACTGGCGATTGGCGAGACGGTGGTGATTATCTCCGGCGGGATTGACCTGTCGGTGGGGGCAGTGCTGGCGCTGAGCGGGGTCACGGCGGTATACGCTATGAGGGACATGGGCGCACCTGCGTGGGCAGGCGTGCTGATCGGTCTGGCAACGGGTGCGGTGTGTGGGCTGTTTAACGGACTGGTGACCACGCGCTTGCGGATGCCTGCCTTTGTGGTCACGCTGGGTATGCTGGGCATGGCGAGCGGAGCGGCGTTGCTGATTAGCGGAGGCGTGTCGCTGACGGGCATTGCGCCCGGCTTCGAGCGTCTGGGCAAGGAATGGTCGTTGTGGGTGCTGCTGGTGGTGGCGTTGGGCTTTCACCTGCTGTTGAGTTTCACCAAATTGGGACGATACTGTTACGCCATCGGTGGCAATGCGGAGGCGGCACGCCTGTCGGGAGTGTCGCTGGTTCGTTACCAGAGTGCGTATTTCGTGCTGTGCGGGTTGTGTGCGGGGCTAGCAGGTGTTCTTCAAGCCAGTCGGGCAACGGTAGCCCAGCCGACTGCAGGCAAAGGTTGGGAGCTGGATGCCATTGCTGCGGCGGTCATCGGTGGCACCAGCCTGATGGGCGGACAGGGGAGCATTGTGGGCACGTTGCTGGGCGCGTTCCTGATGGCAATCATCCGCAACGGCTGCAACCTGCTGAACGTGGAGGTGGAGTGGCAGCAGGTGTTGATCGGCGCGATGGTGATTGTGGCGGTGTTTTATGACCGCTGGCAGCGCGGGCGCAGGTAG
- a CDS encoding amino acid permease, with the protein MGKRSQFRLDWSLMRRLIFGSPLSTEQLAHQRLPKILALPIFASDALSSTAYATQAILLNLLLAGPHVLHLTVPISLAIVVLLWIVVISYTQTVHAYPQGGGTYIVSRENLGINWGLLAAAAILTDYVLTVAVSITSGVQQITSFFTNLAPYQTELAIAAIWFLTMANLRGAKESGMLFAIPTYFFVLTMLGTVAVGVLGPLFGYHPRPYQPPPQQTAEQAVHVLSLGLILRAFASGCAAMTGIEAVADGVQAFRPPESKNAAQTLVAMGAILSTIFLGISYIAQKYHIVYYGHGAHGTDASAESVISMLARVVFHDDPLPRGIILFATAIILVLAANTAYADFPRLSSILARHGYMPRQLANLGDRLVFSNGIILLAVFVSILVVAFGGNVDRLIPLYALGVFTAFTLSQAGMVRHWLQQKGKGWQWKVVVNGIGAVTTGIVLLVIIVEKGPQGAWLVLVVIPILMWMFTQVNRHYQKVRARLTLIGYEPQPLPPHTVLVLVPDVHRGVIPALEYAREISKDHRAVHIEINPVDTQRLKERWEQWGGDMPLVIIESPYRSLIGPLVEYVRQVRQDHPRHLITVVLPEFVVTKWWERVLHNNSAFLIKLALGNVRDVVITNVRYYLD; encoded by the coding sequence ATGGGAAAGAGATCGCAGTTTCGACTGGACTGGTCACTGATGAGGCGGCTGATTTTCGGGTCGCCTCTCTCCACCGAGCAGTTAGCCCATCAACGGTTACCCAAGATACTGGCGTTGCCCATTTTCGCGTCGGATGCTCTGTCCTCTACGGCATACGCCACGCAGGCGATATTGCTCAACCTGCTCCTCGCGGGTCCGCATGTTCTGCATCTCACGGTACCCATCTCTCTCGCCATCGTGGTATTGCTGTGGATTGTGGTGATTTCTTACACGCAAACAGTACATGCTTATCCACAGGGTGGCGGCACATATATCGTGTCGCGCGAGAATCTGGGCATCAACTGGGGACTGCTGGCAGCTGCCGCCATTCTCACGGACTACGTACTGACTGTGGCAGTAAGCATCACATCCGGTGTGCAGCAAATCACTTCGTTCTTCACCAACCTTGCTCCCTACCAGACGGAACTGGCAATCGCGGCGATATGGTTCCTGACCATGGCGAACCTGCGAGGTGCGAAGGAAAGCGGGATGCTATTCGCCATTCCCACCTACTTTTTTGTCCTCACGATGCTGGGAACGGTAGCGGTGGGGGTTTTGGGTCCGCTGTTTGGGTATCACCCACGCCCATACCAGCCGCCCCCTCAGCAGACGGCTGAGCAGGCTGTGCACGTACTGTCGCTGGGACTGATTCTGCGAGCTTTTGCTTCCGGTTGTGCAGCCATGACCGGTATCGAGGCTGTTGCGGACGGCGTGCAGGCGTTTCGCCCCCCGGAAAGCAAAAACGCGGCACAGACGTTGGTCGCTATGGGCGCCATCCTGAGCACCATCTTTTTGGGTATTTCGTATATCGCGCAGAAATACCATATCGTGTACTACGGACACGGAGCGCACGGCACAGACGCCAGCGCCGAATCGGTTATCTCTATGTTAGCCAGAGTAGTATTCCATGACGACCCGCTTCCACGAGGGATTATCCTGTTTGCGACCGCTATCATTCTGGTGCTTGCGGCAAACACCGCGTATGCAGACTTCCCGCGCCTGAGCTCCATCCTCGCACGACATGGGTACATGCCCCGCCAGCTGGCGAATCTCGGTGACCGTCTGGTGTTCTCGAACGGCATCATCCTGCTGGCGGTGTTCGTGTCTATCCTAGTTGTGGCGTTCGGCGGCAATGTAGACCGGTTGATCCCGCTGTACGCACTGGGCGTCTTCACCGCATTCACCCTGTCGCAGGCAGGCATGGTGAGACACTGGCTCCAACAGAAGGGTAAGGGCTGGCAGTGGAAAGTGGTGGTGAACGGCATCGGGGCGGTCACGACCGGCATCGTCTTGCTGGTTATCATCGTGGAGAAGGGACCACAGGGGGCGTGGCTCGTACTGGTGGTCATCCCGATACTGATGTGGATGTTTACGCAGGTGAACCGGCACTACCAAAAGGTGCGTGCTCGTCTGACCCTCATCGGATATGAACCGCAGCCACTGCCACCGCATACGGTGCTGGTGCTGGTACCGGACGTGCATCGGGGGGTGATCCCTGCGCTGGAGTATGCGCGTGAAATCTCGAAGGACCACCGGGCGGTTCACATCGAGATTAACCCTGTGGATACCCAGCGTCTCAAAGAGCGTTGGGAACAATGGGGCGGAGATATGCCGCTGGTCATTATCGAGTCGCCCTATCGTTCGTTGATTGGTCCACTGGTGGAGTATGTCAGGCAGGTGAGACAGGACCACCCCCGACACCTGATTACGGTGGTGCTGCCGGAGTTTGTGGTCACGAAGTGGTGGGAGCGTGTGTTGCATAACAACTCTGCGTTCCTCATTAAGCTCGCGCTGGGCAACGTGCGCGATGTGGTGATTACTAACGTGCGGTATTATCTGGACTGA
- the mqnC gene encoding cyclic dehypoxanthine futalosine synthase, whose amino-acid sequence MSHAVAGHSTMTIEHIADKVYRGEPLTFEDGVWLFRYPRLPEMAALANAVRERIHPNRVVTYVVGRIINYTNVCWVRCKFCSFYRVPGSAEGYTLSMEEIFAKIQELVDKGGVEVLMQGGLNPRLKIDYYETLFSAIRERFPQVIIHALSPTEIIYIAHISRLSIEQTLRRLQQSGLQSIPGGGGEILVDRVRRQIAPYKHTVDEWLDCMRIAHGLGIYSTATMMFGHVETIEDRVEHLLRIRELQAETGGFRAFIAWNFQPEETELPHIRKATGYDYLRTVAVARLMLHNVPNLQASILTQGPKITQIALGYGINDLGSTMIEENVVSAAGSKFISTAAEMERLIRDAGYEPRRRNTRYELLE is encoded by the coding sequence ATGAGCCATGCTGTAGCCGGTCACTCGACCATGACCATAGAACATATTGCGGACAAGGTGTATCGTGGTGAACCGTTGACTTTTGAGGACGGTGTGTGGCTGTTCCGCTATCCTCGCCTGCCCGAGATGGCTGCGCTCGCGAATGCTGTGCGGGAGCGTATTCACCCGAACCGCGTCGTCACCTACGTCGTCGGACGCATTATCAACTACACCAACGTGTGCTGGGTACGGTGCAAGTTCTGCTCCTTCTATCGCGTGCCGGGCAGCGCGGAGGGCTACACGCTCTCGATGGAGGAGATTTTCGCCAAGATTCAGGAGCTGGTGGACAAAGGCGGAGTAGAAGTGCTGATGCAGGGCGGTTTGAATCCTCGCCTGAAGATAGACTATTATGAAACCCTCTTCTCTGCCATCCGCGAGCGGTTTCCACAGGTCATCATCCACGCGCTCTCTCCCACAGAGATTATCTACATCGCCCACATCTCTCGCCTCAGTATCGAGCAGACGCTACGCAGACTACAGCAGTCAGGGTTGCAATCCATCCCTGGCGGAGGAGGCGAGATACTGGTGGATCGCGTGCGCCGACAGATTGCCCCTTACAAGCACACGGTGGACGAGTGGCTGGATTGTATGCGTATCGCACACGGGTTGGGAATCTACAGCACCGCGACCATGATGTTCGGACACGTGGAGACGATAGAGGACCGTGTGGAGCACCTGCTGCGTATCCGCGAACTGCAGGCAGAGACGGGAGGTTTCCGTGCCTTTATCGCGTGGAACTTCCAGCCGGAAGAGACCGAACTACCCCACATCCGAAAGGCGACAGGATACGACTATCTGCGTACGGTGGCAGTGGCACGCCTGATGTTACACAACGTGCCCAACCTGCAGGCGTCTATTCTGACGCAAGGTCCGAAGATTACGCAGATTGCGCTGGGCTATGGCATCAACGACCTCGGCTCCACAATGATTGAAGAGAACGTCGTCTCGGCAGCAGGAAGCAAGTTTATCTCGACCGCCGCCGAGATGGAACGGCTCATCCGCGACGCGGGCTATGAACCCCGTCGCCGCAACACGCGGTATGAGCTGCTGGAGTAG
- the proS gene encoding proline--tRNA ligase codes for MPKEGITPRSQDYSQWYLDIVEKAELADYSAVRGCMVIRPHGYAIWELIQRELDQRIKATGHVNAYFPLFIPLSFLQKEAEHVEGFAPEVAVVTHGGGEQLAEPLVVRPTSEAIIGNSFAKWIKSWRDLPLLMNQWANVVRWEMRTRPFLRTLEFLWQEGHTAHATEQEAEEETLRILHEVYADFAEKVMAIPVLRGRKTEKEKFAGALRTYAIEAMMQDGRALQAGTSHNLGQNFARAFEIMYQTPDNRQEYVWTTSWGVSTRLIGALIMAHSDDEGLVLPPKLAPIQVVIVPIYKSDAERSAVLECSHRLKGQLAERFRVKLDDRDEVTPGFKFNEWEVRGVPVRVEVGPRDVQQGTVALARRDIPGREGKSFVPQEGLAEQVNQLLDAIQQSLYDRALRFREEHTVEVSTYDELKEAVETGFARAYWAGSREDEDRVQAETRATIRVIPFEQPEKAGKCILTGKETTQQVIFARAY; via the coding sequence ATGCCCAAAGAAGGCATTACGCCCCGTTCACAGGATTACTCACAATGGTATCTGGACATTGTGGAGAAGGCGGAACTGGCGGACTATTCTGCCGTGCGTGGCTGTATGGTGATTCGCCCGCATGGCTACGCGATATGGGAGCTGATTCAGCGGGAGCTGGATCAGCGCATTAAGGCGACCGGACACGTTAACGCCTACTTCCCGCTGTTCATCCCCCTGAGCTTCCTGCAGAAAGAGGCGGAGCACGTAGAGGGCTTTGCGCCAGAGGTGGCGGTGGTCACACACGGCGGTGGGGAGCAGCTTGCCGAGCCGCTAGTGGTGCGTCCAACCTCGGAAGCGATTATCGGCAACAGCTTCGCCAAGTGGATCAAATCGTGGCGCGACCTGCCTCTGCTGATGAACCAGTGGGCGAACGTGGTGCGCTGGGAGATGCGCACGCGCCCCTTCCTGCGAACGCTGGAGTTTCTCTGGCAGGAGGGACACACCGCACACGCCACCGAACAGGAGGCGGAAGAAGAGACGCTGCGCATCCTGCATGAAGTGTACGCCGACTTTGCCGAGAAGGTGATGGCGATACCTGTGCTGCGCGGACGCAAGACAGAAAAAGAGAAATTCGCGGGTGCGCTGCGCACGTACGCTATCGAGGCGATGATGCAGGATGGACGTGCTCTGCAGGCGGGAACCTCGCACAACCTGGGGCAGAACTTCGCCAGGGCATTTGAGATTATGTACCAGACGCCCGACAACCGGCAGGAGTACGTGTGGACGACCTCGTGGGGTGTGTCTACGCGGCTGATCGGCGCGCTCATCATGGCGCACTCTGACGACGAGGGGCTGGTGCTACCGCCGAAACTGGCGCCTATTCAGGTCGTCATAGTGCCCATCTACAAGAGCGATGCCGAGCGTTCAGCGGTGCTGGAATGTTCGCATCGGCTGAAAGGGCAGCTGGCGGAGCGCTTCCGCGTGAAGCTGGACGACCGCGACGAGGTCACGCCCGGCTTCAAGTTCAATGAGTGGGAGGTGCGCGGAGTGCCTGTGCGCGTGGAGGTCGGACCGCGCGATGTGCAGCAGGGTACCGTTGCGCTGGCACGGCGCGACATCCCGGGGCGAGAAGGCAAGAGCTTTGTGCCGCAGGAAGGACTGGCGGAGCAGGTCAACCAGCTGCTGGATGCCATTCAGCAGAGCCTGTACGACCGCGCCCTGCGTTTCCGCGAGGAGCATACCGTCGAGGTGAGCACCTACGACGAGTTGAAAGAGGCGGTAGAGACCGGCTTCGCGCGAGCATACTGGGCAGGCAGCCGTGAAGATGAAGACCGTGTGCAGGCAGAAACTCGCGCGACGATTCGCGTCATCCCCTTCGAGCAACCCGAAAAGGCGGGCAAGTGCATCCTGACCGGCAAGGAGACCACCCAGCAGGTCATTTTCGCACGGGCGTATTGA